In a genomic window of Alcanivorax sp.:
- a CDS encoding response regulator transcription factor: protein MRIAYLEDDMAQAELVTHWLKEAGHNCIHLASGREFMSLLRRDTFDILVLDWEVPDMNGYAVLEEVRASGNRTPVLFATQRDDESSIVGALTQGADDYMVKPTKQAELLARIAALGRRAGVSDMDDETALTVGPWTVDRSRRQILLADEPVKLTDKDYELASYLFQNVGKLMSRAHLLEKVWGIMTPIESRTVDVHISRIRRSLQIRPEQGYRIKTVYQHGYRLEPIEE from the coding sequence GTGCGCATTGCTTATCTGGAAGATGACATGGCTCAGGCTGAGCTTGTCACTCACTGGCTTAAGGAAGCGGGCCATAACTGTATTCACCTGGCCAGCGGGCGCGAGTTCATGTCCCTGTTACGGCGCGACACTTTCGACATCCTGGTGCTCGATTGGGAAGTGCCGGATATGAACGGCTATGCCGTGCTGGAGGAAGTTCGGGCCAGTGGCAACCGCACCCCGGTGCTATTTGCCACTCAGCGGGATGATGAATCTTCCATTGTGGGAGCTCTCACCCAGGGCGCGGACGACTACATGGTCAAGCCTACCAAGCAAGCGGAATTGCTGGCCCGGATAGCCGCTCTCGGGCGCCGGGCGGGGGTATCGGATATGGATGATGAAACTGCCCTGACAGTGGGGCCCTGGACAGTGGACCGGTCGCGGCGGCAGATCCTGCTGGCGGACGAGCCGGTGAAGCTGACTGACAAGGATTATGAGCTCGCCAGCTACTTGTTCCAGAATGTGGGCAAGCTGATGAGTCGCGCCCACTTGCTGGAAAAAGTCTGGGGTATCATGACCCCTATCGAATCCCGCACGGTGGATGTGCATATCAGCCGCATCAGGCGCAGCCTGCAGATACGCCCGGAACAGGGCTACCGCATCAAGACGGTCTACCAGCATGGTTACCGGCTGGAGCCGATTGAAGAATAA
- a CDS encoding PepSY-associated TM helix domain-containing protein gives MKGERLRRMIDLHAWLGMVSGLALFVAFFAGAINVFHHELHHWQEAYHGEPAAAPMGMDRLLEQVTDQYPDARKRLYLLPDAEDPGVMWFESAEDDWVTAHAKDFNTEGVREEVPRSALADFINELHFALGIPNPGWPINIGMTFMGLISVMYGVALFSGLLIHWPKIRKEFFALKHEGNMRRYWKNLHNVIGIISFPFHLIMSVTGAAMGMFTVVAVLLGVLVFGPQLRGVISEETDVWPAVDSQGDTVTMPLMDDVLSAARHELPELTVDWLEIRGYGDAAGWIDVAGSVPGYLGHHAHVVLDPTLGPLRVIAPGQRSVNFASLSPVYSLHFGDYGGLLVKLLYFALGLLGSLLFVSGNILWCERRSDRTGPSRSSAFLLRLTLGVCAGVVIGIAFSFLASKLLPHTPLAGLVAVAERGLFALILVVLVAWSLRASPLRFSSQMLRIAPFCYLAIPLLHTGLEGGHAWLEADNRLVNLLLLAVAACLWVVRRQFRKRIRQAEPHPLWVGKVSADHPKHLTDTELENEAAVTD, from the coding sequence ATGAAAGGAGAGCGCTTGCGCCGGATGATCGACCTGCATGCCTGGCTGGGCATGGTCAGCGGTCTGGCCCTGTTTGTGGCGTTTTTTGCTGGCGCCATCAATGTGTTTCATCACGAGCTGCACCACTGGCAGGAGGCGTATCACGGTGAGCCGGCGGCTGCCCCCATGGGGATGGACCGGCTGCTGGAGCAGGTCACTGACCAGTACCCGGATGCCCGCAAGCGTCTTTATCTGCTTCCTGATGCAGAAGACCCGGGGGTGATGTGGTTCGAGTCCGCCGAGGACGACTGGGTCACCGCCCACGCTAAGGATTTCAATACCGAGGGGGTGCGCGAAGAGGTCCCCCGCTCGGCGCTGGCGGATTTTATCAACGAGCTGCACTTCGCCCTGGGCATTCCCAACCCGGGCTGGCCGATCAATATCGGCATGACGTTCATGGGGCTGATCTCGGTGATGTACGGGGTGGCGCTGTTCAGCGGGTTGCTGATTCACTGGCCGAAAATCCGCAAGGAATTCTTTGCTCTCAAACATGAGGGCAACATGCGCCGATACTGGAAAAACCTGCACAACGTGATCGGCATTATCAGCTTCCCGTTCCACCTGATCATGTCTGTTACCGGTGCAGCCATGGGCATGTTCACGGTGGTGGCGGTGCTGTTGGGGGTGCTGGTGTTCGGCCCCCAGCTGCGCGGAGTGATCAGCGAGGAAACCGATGTGTGGCCGGCGGTGGACAGCCAGGGCGACACTGTGACCATGCCGTTGATGGACGATGTGCTGTCCGCTGCCCGCCATGAGCTACCGGAGCTGACCGTGGACTGGCTGGAAATTCGCGGCTACGGCGACGCCGCCGGCTGGATTGATGTGGCCGGCTCCGTGCCCGGTTATCTGGGGCACCATGCCCATGTGGTGCTGGACCCGACCCTGGGGCCGTTGCGGGTGATCGCGCCGGGGCAGCGCAGTGTCAACTTTGCCAGCCTGTCGCCGGTCTATTCCCTGCACTTCGGCGACTATGGCGGCTTGTTGGTGAAACTGCTGTACTTTGCCCTGGGGCTGCTGGGCTCTTTGCTGTTTGTGTCCGGCAATATTCTCTGGTGCGAGCGTCGCTCGGACCGCACTGGCCCCAGCCGTTCTTCGGCCTTCTTGCTGCGCCTGACGTTGGGGGTTTGTGCTGGCGTGGTGATCGGCATTGCCTTCAGCTTCCTGGCCAGCAAACTGTTGCCGCATACCCCGCTGGCGGGGCTGGTGGCAGTGGCAGAACGGGGTCTGTTTGCCTTGATCCTGGTGGTGTTGGTGGCCTGGAGCCTGCGCGCATCGCCATTGCGGTTCAGTAGCCAGATGCTGCGCATCGCGCCGTTCTGCTATCTCGCCATTCCCTTGCTGCACACCGGGTTGGAGGGTGGTCATGCCTGGCTGGAAGCGGATAACCGGCTGGTGAATCTGTTGTTGCTGGCGGTGGCGGCCTGCCTGTGGGTGGTGCGTCGGCAGTTCCGCAAGCGGATCCGTCAGGCGGAGCCTCATCCCCTGTGGGTGGGCAAGGTGTCCGCTGATCATCCCAAGCATCTGACTGACACCGAGTTGGAAAACGAGGCGGCGGTAACGGATTAG
- a CDS encoding multidrug efflux SMR transporter has translation MNLYWIVLLLAVIVEIAWAMSLKWIQMQPGVASIGTSLVLTALNMLMLSYAMKGIPVGTAYAVWTGLGAVGITVLGILFFKDPATLSRLAFMGLVVVGIIGLKLTASAA, from the coding sequence ATGAACCTGTACTGGATTGTGCTATTACTGGCAGTAATTGTGGAAATTGCCTGGGCCATGAGCCTCAAGTGGATCCAGATGCAGCCAGGGGTGGCGTCCATCGGCACGTCGCTGGTGCTCACCGCGCTGAACATGCTGATGCTCTCCTATGCCATGAAAGGGATTCCGGTTGGCACTGCCTATGCGGTCTGGACCGGACTCGGGGCGGTGGGCATTACCGTGCTGGGTATCCTGTTCTTCAAAGACCCGGCCACCCTGTCACGGCTGGCCTTCATGGGGCTGGTGGTGGTCGGCATTATCGGCCTCAAACTGACCGCTTCAGCGGCCTGA
- a CDS encoding HNH endonuclease, translating to MPTRHLTVLLIVVANLAHGHPGGLDKQGGHSDRATGAYHCHREPCLTLHRQQRQAEQEARQQQRAFSGLYERSDWPHWLDEDGDCQDTRAEILIATSQVPVTFTQDDRCTVATGRWLDPYSDHIFTSAGDLDIDHLVPLRHAHGHGGDSWDERHRRQFANDPANLLPVSASANRSKGASSPDQWLPDNRGYWCQYGQHWQRIKQRYRLLITPPEQQAIDELLSTCQVAERHP from the coding sequence TTGCCCACCCGACACCTTACCGTCTTGCTAATCGTTGTTGCCAACCTTGCCCATGGCCACCCCGGAGGCCTGGACAAGCAGGGCGGCCACAGCGACCGGGCCACCGGCGCCTATCATTGCCACCGCGAACCCTGCCTGACCCTGCACCGTCAGCAACGGCAGGCGGAGCAGGAGGCCCGCCAGCAGCAACGGGCCTTTTCCGGTCTGTATGAGCGCAGTGACTGGCCCCACTGGCTGGATGAGGATGGCGACTGCCAGGACACCCGCGCGGAGATACTGATTGCCACCAGCCAGGTGCCGGTGACCTTCACCCAGGATGATCGCTGCACCGTGGCCACCGGCCGCTGGCTCGATCCCTACAGCGACCACATCTTTACCTCCGCCGGCGACCTGGATATCGACCATCTGGTACCCCTTCGCCATGCTCACGGCCATGGCGGCGATAGCTGGGATGAGCGCCATCGGCGCCAGTTTGCCAATGATCCGGCTAATCTGTTGCCGGTGTCTGCCAGCGCCAACCGCAGCAAGGGTGCCAGCAGCCCGGACCAGTGGCTGCCGGACAATAGGGGCTACTGGTGCCAGTACGGGCAGCACTGGCAACGGATCAAGCAGCGCTACCGACTCCTGATTACGCCACCGGAGCAACAGGCCATCGACGAACTGCTAAGCACCTGCCAAGTGGCAGAAAGGCACCCATAA
- a CDS encoding fatty acid desaturase has translation MDPATLNKQAIACAKHYMGKTAWPTMLLTAAVVTAFVATLALFASGSLPAWGACLLVGALTYMSYTPLHEAAHGNIHGHNDSHKWINDLCGYLVAPIIAIPYASHRIEHFTHHRYTNQPDKDPDFIISGMQKGPLGFLVAGLRFQLVQNTFFVQHSWASASLREKLIYSTELLVSLGWRIAFLAMVDQPGAVAVILLGYYLGALFTAYWFAYRPHHPYKVSERYRNTNSLIMPRWMKPLEWFWLGQNLHSIHHLFPRVPFYRYHALHRDIEPILQAQGTPMIGMFSRKPVTGRP, from the coding sequence ATGGATCCAGCCACATTGAACAAGCAGGCCATTGCCTGCGCCAAGCACTATATGGGCAAAACCGCCTGGCCGACAATGTTACTGACCGCGGCCGTAGTCACCGCCTTCGTTGCCACTCTTGCACTGTTCGCCAGTGGCTCCCTGCCCGCCTGGGGCGCCTGCCTGTTGGTAGGGGCACTGACCTATATGTCCTACACACCGCTGCACGAGGCGGCCCACGGCAACATCCACGGGCACAACGACAGCCATAAATGGATCAATGACCTGTGCGGGTATCTGGTGGCGCCGATCATCGCCATCCCCTATGCCTCTCACCGCATTGAGCACTTCACCCACCATCGCTATACCAACCAGCCAGACAAGGACCCGGATTTCATTATCAGCGGAATGCAGAAAGGGCCGCTGGGCTTCCTGGTTGCCGGACTACGTTTCCAGTTGGTGCAGAATACGTTTTTTGTGCAGCACAGCTGGGCCAGTGCATCCCTGAGAGAAAAGCTGATTTATAGCACCGAGCTCCTGGTATCACTGGGCTGGCGCATTGCCTTTCTGGCCATGGTAGACCAGCCCGGCGCGGTGGCGGTGATTCTGCTCGGCTACTATCTCGGCGCCCTCTTCACGGCCTACTGGTTTGCCTATCGCCCGCACCACCCCTACAAGGTCAGCGAACGTTACCGCAATACCAACAGCCTGATCATGCCCCGCTGGATGAAACCACTGGAGTGGTTCTGGTTAGGCCAGAACCTGCATTCCATCCATCACCTGTTCCCACGAGTGCCGTTTTACCGGTACCACGCCTTGCACCGGGACATCGAGCCGATTCTGCAGGCACAGGGCACACCGATGATCGGGATGTTTTCGCGCAAACCGGTAACCGGTCGCCCCTGA
- a CDS encoding outer membrane protein transport protein produces the protein MKYSNNVLLAAAIAAASGQALANGLALNEQSASSAGSAYAGRASSAANASTLYGNPAGMSRLKRAEISGGLAFIDARTDIHNPQGKRGQGGSNDGDMVPFTTIPFGYYVTPLNNKWHAGIGVYAPFGVISDYEDGWQGRYNGLKSEVQVVTIQPTLSYAFTDKVSVGFGPTLNRIDGALSSNVPNAAVPGPVPGSGDAEVDIEGDDLAVGYTLGLLIAVNDRLDWGLTYHSKTDYTLEGHTKVSGANGMLGPIPPNPMIPTGLPGLNGSYDAELDITMPESVDTSVSFRATDKLTLNLGTTWTRWSRLRGIEVNNSGVHPAYAGSFATISEELKWEDTWAVAFGGAYQLNPQWVVRAGYARDNSPTNDAHRTVRIPVSDRDIFTLGAGWSPTADLTIDAAYAYLQEKKGKVDQSSYSAEFENSAHGLSLQATYRF, from the coding sequence ATGAAGTATTCGAACAACGTCCTGTTGGCAGCAGCCATTGCCGCGGCTTCCGGCCAGGCCTTGGCCAATGGCCTGGCCCTCAACGAACAAAGCGCCAGCAGCGCTGGCTCCGCCTACGCCGGTCGCGCTTCCAGCGCCGCCAACGCCAGCACCCTGTATGGCAACCCGGCCGGCATGAGCCGCCTCAAGCGCGCCGAGATCAGTGGCGGCCTGGCCTTTATCGACGCCCGCACCGACATCCATAACCCCCAGGGAAAGCGGGGCCAGGGCGGCAGCAACGACGGTGACATGGTGCCCTTCACCACCATTCCGTTCGGCTATTACGTCACTCCGCTCAACAACAAATGGCATGCCGGCATCGGCGTATACGCCCCCTTTGGCGTCATCAGTGATTACGAGGATGGCTGGCAGGGCCGCTACAACGGCCTGAAAAGCGAAGTGCAGGTTGTGACCATCCAGCCGACCCTGAGCTACGCCTTCACCGACAAGGTATCCGTCGGCTTTGGCCCCACCCTCAACCGCATCGACGGCGCCCTCAGCAGCAATGTGCCGAACGCGGCCGTGCCCGGCCCGGTTCCCGGTAGCGGCGACGCCGAGGTAGATATCGAAGGCGACGATCTGGCCGTGGGCTACACCCTGGGCCTGCTGATAGCGGTCAACGATCGGCTGGACTGGGGTCTGACCTACCACTCCAAGACCGATTACACCCTGGAAGGCCACACCAAAGTCAGTGGCGCCAACGGCATGCTGGGCCCGATCCCGCCCAACCCGATGATCCCCACCGGGCTGCCCGGCCTCAATGGCAGTTACGATGCGGAGCTGGACATCACCATGCCGGAGTCCGTGGATACCTCGGTCAGCTTCCGCGCCACCGACAAGCTGACACTGAACCTGGGCACCACCTGGACCCGCTGGAGCCGCCTGCGCGGCATTGAAGTGAACAACAGCGGCGTGCATCCGGCCTACGCCGGCAGCTTCGCCACCATTTCAGAAGAACTGAAGTGGGAAGACACCTGGGCGGTTGCCTTTGGTGGTGCTTACCAGCTGAACCCGCAATGGGTGGTGCGTGCCGGCTACGCCCGGGACAACTCGCCCACCAACGACGCCCACCGCACCGTGCGGATTCCGGTCAGCGACCGGGACATCTTCACCCTGGGCGCCGGCTGGAGCCCCACCGCCGACCTGACCATCGATGCGGCCTACGCCTATCTGCAAGAGAAGAAGGGCAAGGTGGACCAGTCCAGCTACAGCGCAGAGTTTGAAAACAGCGCCCATGGGCTGAGCCTGCAGGCCACCTACCGCTTCTGA
- a CDS encoding CHASE2 domain-containing protein, which produces MRSRLNAYQRRYLAEHISVLFLVVGLCALLSISGALSFVDRYIYDNLLKTLPDEPSPDLVIVGIDEYSLREIGRWPWDRKVHAQLINRLTEMGARAILVDLILSEPDRNNPASDLALVQAMAANGHVYLPVHVEQLRAGGQLIEVLPYAPFARAAAGLGHVDLELDSDGVARSVYMRSGIGQAWWPHITQTLLIQEGMLSENTFPANKGEEFSGLANVRRYHRYVPFVSGPNSYPQVSAVELLNNLIPEQLIRDKIVLIGATAAGLGDMLPTPMASQGELMAGVEVNANLLDALRADRLIRELPMTSVLVLGSMLALLAPLLLPYVLPRWSIPLVGGVILLCLLASMVVLIVLRLWFPPSGAMAAALMAYPLWTWRRLEYSLSYMRHALERLSEYSDLNQRLTRPSTLEQMGRMFDQVLPVRAWRLLGGEKTWRGGDSLPAATWKGALARQYRFKHDGRRYELDLVWHQALHADTYDYWVRAMLVRVRTHAPTVGPRYEVLEKHIDRLRREEDRQEALTRFFQVTLAQIREGVIIADACGVIVYANPQASFLLGLEMGALDAGQPMVTDLGRELDLREHGWDDLLRQSLAEGRTQLECRNRQGADLYLDILLVHAGDNPGRMMIISFKDISDVKQALRARSEMLDFLSHDLRSPMVSVLALTEKMRQQGNGQSLEGFLDNVQHYAQRNLNIAEQFLQLARVEAVESVEMNEQDMLDVVESAIDMVQIQAQQADIILRFDYDPDQEVWVLGNNELLERLMVNLLTNAIKYSHAGSSVDVRLYAREESVVCEVRDRGVGIPPEFQERLFQRFSRASTSGGARTRGAGMGLRFVKVVTERHGGDIQVESVVNEGSRFTLSLPRVEIH; this is translated from the coding sequence ATGCGCTCGCGTCTGAATGCCTACCAGCGCCGCTATCTGGCGGAACACATTTCGGTGCTGTTTCTGGTGGTTGGCCTGTGCGCCCTGCTGAGTATCAGCGGGGCCTTGTCCTTCGTTGACCGCTACATCTACGACAACCTTCTCAAAACCCTCCCGGACGAGCCGTCCCCGGATCTGGTCATCGTCGGCATCGACGAATACAGCCTTCGGGAAATCGGTCGTTGGCCCTGGGATCGCAAGGTCCATGCCCAGTTGATCAACCGTCTCACCGAGATGGGCGCGCGGGCGATACTGGTGGACCTGATTTTGTCCGAGCCGGACCGCAACAACCCGGCTTCCGATCTCGCTCTGGTTCAGGCCATGGCGGCCAATGGTCATGTCTACCTGCCGGTGCACGTGGAACAGTTGCGTGCTGGTGGCCAGCTTATCGAAGTGCTGCCCTACGCGCCGTTTGCCCGTGCTGCCGCGGGGCTTGGCCACGTGGACCTGGAGCTGGACAGCGACGGGGTGGCCCGCTCCGTGTACATGCGCTCGGGGATTGGCCAGGCCTGGTGGCCCCATATCACCCAGACCTTGCTGATTCAGGAGGGCATGTTGTCGGAGAATACCTTCCCGGCCAACAAGGGCGAGGAGTTCTCCGGGCTGGCCAATGTGCGCCGCTACCATCGTTACGTGCCCTTTGTCAGCGGCCCCAACAGCTACCCGCAGGTGTCCGCGGTGGAGTTGCTGAATAACCTGATTCCGGAACAGTTGATCCGCGACAAGATTGTGCTGATTGGTGCCACCGCGGCCGGTCTGGGTGACATGCTGCCCACGCCCATGGCCAGTCAGGGCGAGTTGATGGCCGGGGTGGAAGTCAATGCCAACCTGCTGGATGCCCTGCGCGCCGACCGGTTGATCCGCGAGCTGCCCATGACCAGTGTGCTGGTGCTGGGGTCCATGTTGGCGCTGCTGGCGCCCTTGCTGCTGCCCTATGTGTTGCCGCGCTGGAGTATTCCCCTGGTGGGCGGGGTGATTTTGCTTTGCCTGCTGGCAAGCATGGTGGTGCTGATCGTGCTGCGCCTGTGGTTCCCGCCTTCCGGGGCCATGGCGGCGGCGTTGATGGCCTACCCGCTGTGGACCTGGCGGCGCTTGGAATATTCCCTGTCCTATATGCGCCATGCCTTGGAGCGGCTGTCCGAATACAGTGATCTGAATCAGCGCCTGACCCGGCCGTCCACCCTGGAGCAGATGGGGCGCATGTTTGATCAGGTGCTGCCGGTGCGCGCCTGGCGGTTACTGGGTGGTGAAAAAACCTGGCGAGGTGGCGACAGCCTCCCGGCGGCCACCTGGAAAGGCGCCCTGGCGCGTCAGTATCGTTTCAAGCATGACGGGCGTCGCTATGAGCTGGATCTGGTGTGGCACCAGGCCCTGCATGCGGATACCTATGATTACTGGGTGCGGGCCATGCTGGTACGGGTGCGCACCCATGCACCCACTGTGGGGCCTCGCTATGAAGTGCTGGAAAAACATATCGACCGGCTGCGTCGGGAAGAGGATCGCCAGGAAGCCTTGACCCGGTTCTTCCAGGTGACCCTGGCGCAGATCCGGGAAGGGGTGATCATCGCCGATGCCTGTGGCGTGATCGTTTATGCCAACCCGCAGGCCTCTTTCCTGCTTGGCCTGGAAATGGGGGCGCTGGATGCGGGGCAGCCCATGGTCACGGACCTGGGGCGAGAGCTGGATCTTCGTGAGCATGGCTGGGACGATCTGTTGCGCCAGTCCCTGGCTGAGGGGCGTACCCAGCTGGAATGCCGCAATCGGCAGGGTGCGGACCTCTACCTGGATATCCTGCTGGTGCATGCCGGTGACAACCCGGGGCGGATGATGATCATCTCCTTCAAGGACATCAGCGACGTGAAACAGGCCCTGCGGGCCCGATCGGAAATGCTGGATTTCCTTTCCCATGACCTGCGTTCTCCCATGGTGTCGGTGCTGGCGCTCACCGAGAAAATGCGCCAGCAGGGTAATGGCCAGTCCCTGGAGGGGTTTCTCGATAACGTGCAGCACTATGCCCAGCGCAACCTGAATATTGCCGAGCAGTTCCTGCAGCTGGCCCGGGTGGAAGCGGTGGAATCGGTGGAAATGAACGAGCAGGACATGCTCGATGTGGTGGAGAGTGCCATCGATATGGTGCAGATCCAGGCCCAGCAGGCCGATATCATCCTGCGCTTTGATTATGATCCCGATCAGGAAGTCTGGGTGCTGGGCAATAACGAATTGCTCGAGCGGCTGATGGTGAATCTGCTCACCAATGCCATCAAATACAGCCATGCGGGCAGTTCCGTGGATGTGCGCCTGTATGCCCGGGAGGAAAGCGTGGTTTGTGAAGTGCGCGACCGGGGTGTGGGCATTCCGCCGGAATTCCAGGAGCGGCTGTTCCAGCGCTTCAGCCGTGCCAGCACCAGCGGTGGCGCCCGCACCCGGGGCGCGGGCATGGGGCTGCGCTTCGTCAAGGTGGTCACCGAGCGTCACGGCGGCGACATTCAGGTCGAAAGTGTGGTCAACGAAGGCAGTCGCTTCACCCTGTCATTACCCCGTGTGGAAATACACTAA
- a CDS encoding FecR domain-containing protein: protein MRVWLCAALLLGLTTAAAASDDWHYTLRPGDTLWKVCQQFAQEPAACWRDLASHNSLDNPHSISPGQSLRVPISWLKEKPIPARILAVTGEVMLYPAAGGEARQVQSGETVAFGDALETATGASARLQFADQSEVVIKPGSLLVVNRYRRFLDQQGEQTELRLQRGNIRNTVTPAGNDDRTFRVFTPGAVAAVRGTEYYVSVDAGETTRNEVVDGRVDVSARGTRRDVQAGFATLARLDEAPIEPVPLLPAPAVELSVTHEDVTAAWPTQADAASYWLEWYRQSDAMLLGQASLQTGQWQQDLPVGDYRLLVRAVDENGLRGHESWTHFSIEPAPEPVPEKESKWDLWVFLGGAALLLAL from the coding sequence ATGAGGGTCTGGTTGTGTGCAGCCCTGCTGCTGGGGCTGACGACTGCCGCAGCGGCATCCGATGATTGGCATTACACCCTGCGCCCCGGGGATACCCTGTGGAAGGTCTGCCAGCAGTTTGCCCAGGAACCGGCAGCCTGCTGGCGGGACCTGGCCAGCCATAATTCCCTGGATAACCCGCACAGCATCAGCCCCGGGCAAAGCCTGCGGGTGCCGATTTCCTGGTTGAAGGAAAAGCCGATTCCGGCGCGAATACTGGCCGTGACGGGTGAGGTGATGCTGTACCCTGCTGCTGGTGGTGAGGCTCGTCAGGTGCAGAGTGGCGAGACGGTGGCCTTTGGTGATGCGCTGGAAACCGCTACTGGCGCCAGTGCCCGGTTGCAGTTTGCCGACCAGTCAGAAGTGGTGATCAAGCCCGGCAGTCTGCTGGTGGTTAACCGCTATCGCCGGTTTCTTGATCAACAGGGCGAGCAGACCGAGCTGCGTCTGCAGCGCGGCAATATTCGTAACACGGTAACTCCGGCCGGCAACGATGATCGCACCTTCCGGGTCTTTACTCCCGGTGCGGTGGCGGCGGTGCGAGGTACCGAGTACTACGTCAGCGTGGACGCTGGCGAAACCACCCGCAACGAAGTGGTGGATGGTCGGGTGGATGTCAGTGCCCGCGGCACCCGCCGTGATGTGCAAGCCGGCTTTGCCACCCTGGCGCGTCTTGATGAGGCGCCCATCGAACCGGTTCCCCTGTTGCCGGCCCCGGCGGTGGAGCTGTCAGTGACCCATGAGGATGTGACGGCGGCGTGGCCCACCCAGGCGGACGCGGCCAGCTACTGGCTGGAATGGTACCGGCAGAGCGATGCGATGTTGCTCGGCCAGGCGTCCTTGCAGACCGGGCAGTGGCAGCAGGATCTGCCGGTGGGGGATTATCGTCTGCTGGTGCGCGCCGTGGACGAAAATGGCCTGCGGGGCCATGAAAGCTGGACCCATTTCTCCATCGAGCCGGCACCGGAGCCCGTGCCAGAAAAAGAGTCAAAATGGGACCTGTGGGTCTTTCTGGGCGGGGCCGCGTTGTTGCTGGCGCTGTAA
- a CDS encoding AraC family transcriptional regulator, with translation MQHSDDKFHPVAISQVMLNFAQRHGIDRQTCLLGTGIAEAALSSGEGLVTRTQEMRLIENLMLALPSVGVGGFELGLQYNLATFGVWGFALRTCKTLRDAVTLGIRYLPLSTAYCRISVCEEGDSFSMIFDPDPIPSHLRQFLLERDMATALNLVREITLQGVEFTGIKFTGEPHVAASVVAELCGVAPTFQAHENRILVNRVGANQPFPCYDPVLTRMLEQQCRQRMDTVESSGVAGKVRQKLLGELGLGATLNDMASELALSSRSLRRKLEQEGTSYRDLVEEERRQLALQLLSNTIMKIEEVAAHLAYTDAGSFVRAFRRWQGCSPSEYRGDSSG, from the coding sequence ATGCAGCATTCAGACGACAAGTTCCATCCAGTGGCCATCAGTCAGGTCATGCTCAACTTTGCCCAGCGTCATGGCATTGACCGGCAAACCTGCCTGCTTGGCACCGGCATTGCCGAGGCTGCATTGTCCAGTGGCGAGGGGCTGGTGACCCGCACCCAGGAAATGCGTCTTATCGAAAACCTCATGCTGGCCCTGCCATCTGTGGGTGTGGGAGGCTTCGAGCTGGGTCTGCAATACAACCTGGCGACGTTCGGGGTATGGGGGTTTGCCCTGCGTACCTGCAAGACCCTGCGCGATGCTGTCACCCTCGGCATACGCTATCTGCCACTGAGTACCGCCTACTGCCGGATTTCGGTTTGTGAGGAAGGCGATAGCTTCAGCATGATATTCGACCCGGACCCGATACCGTCACACCTGCGCCAGTTTCTGCTCGAGCGGGACATGGCCACGGCCCTCAATCTGGTCAGGGAAATCACGCTTCAGGGGGTGGAGTTTACGGGCATCAAATTCACCGGAGAGCCGCATGTGGCGGCGTCTGTGGTGGCGGAGCTGTGCGGTGTGGCGCCCACCTTTCAGGCCCATGAAAACCGAATCCTGGTCAACCGGGTCGGGGCCAACCAGCCGTTCCCCTGCTACGATCCGGTGCTGACCCGCATGCTCGAGCAGCAATGTCGGCAGCGTATGGACACCGTGGAAAGCAGTGGCGTTGCCGGCAAGGTTCGCCAGAAACTGCTCGGAGAGCTGGGCCTGGGTGCCACCCTGAACGACATGGCCAGCGAGCTGGCCCTCTCTTCGCGCAGTCTGCGTCGCAAACTGGAACAGGAAGGCACCAGCTACCGCGATCTGGTTGAAGAGGAGCGCCGCCAGCTGGCCTTGCAGCTGCTCAGCAACACCATCATGAAAATCGAAGAGGTTGCCGCCCATCTGGCCTATACCGATGCCGGCAGCTTTGTCCGCGCCTTTCGGCGTTGGCAGGGGTGCTCGCCCAGTGAGTACAGGGGAGATTCGTCTGGGTGA